CGTTCAAGGAGGATTTTTGGACGATCTGCAAAGCGGTGGTGCCGTTTTTGCTGATCATGCTGACGGGGCTGGTGCTGGTAACCTTTATCCCGCGCATCTCGCTGTTCCTGCTGGGATAGCTTTCGACCAAAAGAGGACGCCCTATGAGTGCCGAGCCGCTGGACTACAAAGCCATCGACGCCGTGGTCAACATCTGGACCGAGCGCGCGTTGTCCTGTCGCCCGGACTGGGGGCCGCAGTTTTTCTCCGGCAAGATGAGGGCCAAGCAGGGGTTGATGGCCGGCCTGACGCTGGAAGAGATGGTGCAGCGGATGGACGACGCCGGCATTGGGCATGGCTTTCTGGTGGCGGCCAAGTCGGGGCGCCCCGGACTTCCGGGCTGCTACCACATGCCCCTGGAAGTCGTGGCCGACGCCGTGCAGGAGTATCCGAAGCGGTTTTCCGGACTCTGCGGCATCGATCCCTTTATGGGCATGGAGGGCGTCCGTCAGCTGGAGTACGCGGTCAAGGAACTCGGTTTCATCGGCGCACACCTTTACCCCCACTGGTTTGAGCTGGCCCCTGACCACGCCAAGTACTACCCGTTCTACACGAAGTGCTGCGAGCTCGGCGTGCCCGTGCAGATGCAGGTTGGGCAGTCGATGAACTATTCCCCGGACTACCGCTGCCGGAGTGTTGGTCAGCCGATCAAGCTGGACCCGGTGGCCTGTGATTTCCCAGAGCTTAAGCTGATCGGGATCCATGTCGGGATCCCGTGGACGGACGAGATGATTGCGATGTGCTGGAAGCACGACAACGTGTTTATCGGCAGTGATGCCCACAGCCCCAAGTATTGGCCGGAGAGCTTCATTCGCTATATCGACAGCTATGGCAGCGGCAAAGTGATGTTTGGGACCGATTTTCCGGTGCTGGATTTCGCCCGCACGATGGGCGAGATACGGGATCTGCCAATCCGCGAGAGCTCGCTGAAAAAGCTGCTTCGCGACAACGTCATCAAGGTTTATGGCCTGCCGGAAGACGCCGGCACATGAACCTCGCCGGCGTGCTTCGCGCCGGTGCGCGAAACCGGCCTGATCATCCGGCCATCGAATGGGCCGGCGGGACCCTAAGCTACGAAGCCCTGTGGCGCGAAGTGGCGCTGGCGGCTGGCTGGCTGGCTGAGCATGGCGTCGAGGAAGGCGATCGGGTCGGTCTGTGTTTAAAGGAACACCCGGCCCATCTGGTGCTGCATTTTGCGATCCCCTATCTGGGAGCGGTGCTGGTGCCCATGGATCATCGCTGGACGGACGGCGAGAAGCTGGCGACCGGCCGGTCGATGAGCGTCAAACTGCTGATTCACGAACCTTCGGCCACCCCTCCGCAGGATCTGGCATCCGCCGCGCTGCCCGAGGCCTGGCCGGCGCGGGACGAACCGCCGGCCCTCACGGATGGCGGCGACCAGATCTGGCTGGTGTCGTTATCGTCGGGTACCACCGGACGACCCAAAGGTGCGCTCGTCTCGCACCAGCAGATGCTGGAGCGATTTATCAATCAGTGGGTGACGCTCGGCTTTAACGTCAGCGACCGCTTCTACGCCGCGTCGCCGCTGTACTTCGGCGCCGGCCGTTCCTTCGCGATGTGTTTCCTGGCGGCTGGTGCCACCGTTGTGATGTCGCCGCCGCCGCAGAAGCCGGCCCAAATTCTCCGCGAGATTAATGAGCTGGCGGTCACCGCGGCGTTCCTGGTGCCGACCAGCCTGCGCCGCATCGCCCCGCTTGCCGCCGGGTCGCAGCCCGCCTGGCCCAACCTTCGCCGACTTGTGGTGTCGGGTGAGCCGCTGTTTCCCGACGAGGCTGCGCAGTTCCGCGAGCGATTGTGCCCACGGCTGCTGGCCTACTATGCCTCGAGCGAAGGTGGTGGCGTGTCTGTGCTGCAGCCGGAAGATTTTGGTGAGTACTCAGCTACGGTGGGTCGCGCCGGCTTCCGGCTAGAGGTAGAGATCGTGGACTCTGACGGGGAGCCGCTTCCTGCGGGGGAAACCGGCCGCCTGCGCTACCGCGGGCCTGGCCTGGCGCGCGCTTTTGTCGACGAGCACGGGCAGCAGCAGGATGAAACCGGCGGCTGGTTTTACCCTGGTGATCTGGCCAGCGTCGACTCGCGGGGTTTCATCACGCTGCGGGGCCGAGAGAAAGACGTGATCATTCGCGGCGGGGTCAATATCTATCCAGCCGAAATCGAGCGGCTGCTGGGACGCCAGCCGGGCGTTGCTGAGGTGGCGGTGGTCGGGCGTGAGAGCGAAGGCCGCGGGCAGGAGGTGGTGGCGTTTTATGCCGGTGACCCCGATCCGATGACGCTACAGGCAGTCTGTAAAGAGCAGCTTGCCCCTTACAAAGTCCCCGCCGAGTTCATTTGCCTGGCTGAGCTGCCGAAAGCTGGCTCGGGAAAAATCAACAAGAAGGCGTTGCCGGACCCTTAGGCTGTGGGAAGCGCCGCCGACGTAGGGTGTCGACGGCGCCGGATGGCGAAACCGGGTTATGCAAAGTTGTTGGCCGCAAATTCCCAGTTGATCAAATGATCGAGGAACGCTGAGATGTAGCCCGGCCGATTGTTCTGGTGGTCCAGATAGTAGGCGTGCTCCCAGACGTCGAGCGTCAGCAGCGGCTTTACCCCAGACTCGGTCAGCGGCGTCTCAGCGTTGCCGGTCGCGCGGATCTCCAGCCCCGAGTCGGTGGCAACCAGCCAGGCCCAGCCGCTGCCAAACTGCCCTGCGGCCGCAGCGGCAAACTGCTCTTTAAAAGCATCCAGGCTGCCGAAGGTGCTGTTGATCGCGTCGGCCAGCGCACCGCTGGGTTCACCACCGCCGCTGGGCGCCATGCTGTGCCACAGAAATTCGTGGTTCCAGCTCTGCGCAGCGTTGTTGAAAGTGCCCTGATCACCCTCAGCGGCGGCCTTGCGGGTGATTTCCACCAGCGACATGCCTGCATATTTTTCGCCCGCTTCAGTCTCCAGCGCAGCGTTGAGCTTGCTGATATAGGCGTTGTGGTGTTTGCCGTGGTGGTAGCTGAAGGTATCCGCTGAAACGTGCGGTTCCAGCGCGTCGGCTGCGTACGGCAAAGCCGGCAGTTCAAAAGCCATTGGATGCTCCTTGGATGGGCTAAACAGAAGGCCGTAAGGTATCCCATAATCGATGTCAAAAGAATGAAAAAAACTCAGTGTTTCGGACGGCAGTCGCGGTAAACTTGGAGACCAGTGACAGATCGGTTGGCAAAGGCATGTTTGAGCAGATTTCTCGCGTACCCCCGGACGTCATTCTCGGCCTCATTGCGGCGTACAAAGCGGACCCCAATCCGAACAAGGTGGACCTGGGTGTGGGGGTTTACCAGACCGAGGAAGGGCTTACACCGGTCCTCGATTGCGTCAAAGAAGCGGAAACGGCGCTCAACCGGTCAGAAAGCAGCAAAGCCTATCTGGGGCCTCGGGGTGTCGTGGGCTTTAATGAGTCGATCAGTCGCCTGCTGCTGGGTCCGGATCATCCGGCGCTCGAGGCCGGCCGCATCACTACAATCCAGACGCCCGGCGGTACCGGAGCACTGCGGGTGGCCGGTGAGGTCATCAAGTATGTCCGGCCTGACTCGACAATCTGGGTGCCAACCCCGACCTGGCCGAATCACGAGGCGCTGTTTCCCGCGGCGGGCTTCAGTCTTGAACGTTATCGATACCGGGACGGCAGCACCGGCGAGCTGGACTTCGCCGGCATGCTCGAAGATCTGGGGCAGCTCGGTCCAAACGACGTCGTGGTGATGCACGCATGCTGTCATAACCCGGCGGGCATCGACCTGAACGCTGAGCAGTGGTCACAGGTCGTCGACCTGGGCGTGGACCGCGGGTTCCTGCCGCTGGTCGACATGGCCTATCAGGGTTTTGGCGTCGATCTGGACACGGACGCCATCCTGATCAGACTGCTGGCCGACCGGGCTCAGGAGTTTATGGTGACCAGCTCCTGCTCAAAAAACTTCGGCCTGTATCGTGAACGATGTGGCGCTATTTCTATGGTGCTGCCGAATCGCGACAAGGCGCTCGACGCTGAGTCGATCATCAATTCAACCACCCGCGGGATCTACTCCATGCCGCCGACCCACGGTCCTGGCATTGTCGACCTTATTTTAAAGTCCGAAGAGCTCACGGCTCGCTGGCACGATGAGCTGGCCGCCATGCGAGACCGCATCAACGGTCAGCGCAGCAAGCTGGTACAAAAGCTAAGAGACGCCGGGGTCCAACGCGATTTTTCGTTTATCGAGCGTCAATTCGGCATGTTTTCCCTGCTGGGCATATCACCGGAAGAGGTCGCACGGCTCCGCGACGAGTTCTCTATCTATCTGGTCGGCGATACCCGGTTCAACGTGGCGGGTCTGCGCGACAACAATCTGGACTATTTTGTTAGTTCGGTCTACGAGGTACTGGCCTGATACGGCATAGCTGTTTTGCCAAACTGATATTGCGCTGACGCCTGAACCGGCTCACTATTCCCAGTGCTGCATCACGTCAGCAGGGCCGGGCTGGCGAGGCATGTCCGGACTATTCGTTCCTCCAGCGGAGACCGATGATATGCAAACAGCCCCCATTGCCAGCAGCGATCTGGCCAGCGCTCTTTCGGAGCAGCTGGGTTCGCAGATTCTGATCACCGACGCCGAAGAGGCCACCTTCCTCGCTACGGACGTTTTTCGTGCGGGGCTGCCGCCGGTGGCCATCGTTGCGCCATCGAGCCGCGACGAGCTGTTGAGATGCCTGGCGATTGCCGATCAATACAGCGCGCCTATTGTGGTTCGGGGCGGCGGCGCGTCTTACACCGATGCCTATCTCGCCACGCGAGAGGGCACGATGCTGATCGACACTCGACGGCTCAAAAATATCGACGTGGATGAGGCAAATGGTTTTGTCACCGTCGAGCCGGGCGTGACCTGGGCCGAGCTCAAGGAGCGGCTGGACCCGCTGGGTCTAAGAACTCCCTTCTGGGGGCCATTTTCCGGCATCGCCGCAACCGTTGCGGGTTCGATGAGCCAGAACGCGATCAGTCATGGCAGCGGGGCCCACGGCGTGTCGGGCGACTCGGCGCTGAGCATGGAGATTGCGGCCAGCGACGGCATAACGTTCCACACGGGAACGGCGGCCGCCGGCGCTCCGCCGTTCGCTCGCAGCTACGGCCCGGATACCACCGGACTGTTTTGCGGCGACTGCGGCGCGCTTGGCGTCAAGGTCTCGGTGACGCTTCCGCTGCTCAGCAAGCGCCCGGAGTTTGTTGCCCTGTCGTTTTCCTATCCAAACTTTGCCGCCCTGCACGCGGGCATGACCGCGGCGGCCCGCGCGGGGCTGGACGACGAACATTTTGCGCTAGACGCAGCGCTGTCTCAGGGACAGATCGCGCGCGAGGAGCGGGCGGGCCGGCGCAAGGAAATGGCGCTGTCGGTGCTCAAAAACGCCCGCTCCATGGCCAGTGGCGTCAAGCAGCTCGCCAAGATGGGGTTGGCCGGAGACCGGGCGCTGAAGCGTGCCGACTATTCCTGCCACTACCTCGTGCACGGCGTGGACAAGAAACACGCTGAGGCCAAGGCGCAGGAGCTGCGCCGAATCATGGACGAAGTGGCTGACGAAATTCCGAACACCGTACCGACGGTGGTGCAGGGTATGCCCTTTGCGCCGCTCTTTGCCGCGCTGGGTCCCCAGGGTGAGCGCTGGGTACCCGTCCACGGCATTTTCTCGCACGAGGATGTGCTGCCCTTCCACGTGGCTTTCGACGCTTTCGTCGAAGCGCGCCAGGCGGACTTCGAGAAACACGGCGTGTGGGTCGGCGGCATGTTTGAAAACGTGGGGGCGGCCGGCTTCCTCTATGAGATCGCGATGTACTGGCCCGATGAACGCAGCATCTACCACGACACCATGATCGACGCCGAATACCTCGGCAATCTGCCCAGCCATCCGGCCAATCCGGCAGCCCGCGAGTATGTACATCAGCTCAAAGAAGACTTGGTGGACCTATATCAGGCGCACAACGCTGGTCACTTTCAGCTCGGCAAGGCCTATCCCTACTGGGACCGGCTGGACCCGATCAGTCAGCAGTTAATCCGCTCGATCAAAGCCAGCACCGATCCCAAGGGATTGCTTAACCCCGACGCCCTGGGTATTCCCGCAATCTGATTCGCTCGTGCACGATATTGCGATTGCCGGCGGCGGCATCGGAGGGCTGACCGCAGCCTGCGGTCTCCTGAAAGCGGGGCACCGGGTCAGGGTCTTCGAGCAGTCGCCGGATCCAGGCGAGTTTGGCGCGGGGCTGTCGATAGCGCCCAACGCTGCCGCGGTGCTCAATGAGCTCGGCCTGCGTGACCAGATTTTGGCGTTGTCGAACCTGCCGCAGGACGGGCGCGTCCACGATGGCCGCAGCGGGGACCTGCTTTCTACCACACCCTACGGTGAAGCCGTCCGTGAGCACTTCGGCGACTACTACTATCAAACGCCTCGCTCCTCCCTCTACGACCTGCTGGCTGAGACGATCCATGCGTTGGACCCGGACTGTATCCACACCGGGCACCGGGTGACGGGATACAGCGAACACCGCGGCTACGCGACGCTGCACTTTGCCGGGCAGCCCGATCAGGAGGCTGAGGTGTTGATTGGAGCGGACGGTCTTCGCTCGGTCCTTCGCGGCTCGATGGTGGGTGAGGTGCCGGCCCGCTTTACCCGATACATCGCATGGCGGGCTCTGATTCCGATGACGGATTTGCCCGAGTCGTATCAGGCGCCTCGCTCCAACGTCTGGATCGGGCCCCAACGCAACTTCGTCTTCTATCCACTCGCCGACAACACGCAGCTGAATTGTGCGATGTTCGCCGGAGACAGCGACTGGACCGAAGAAGGCTGGCGGCAGCGCGCGGAGGTCGCGGAGATCCGGCAGGCCTACCAGGATTTCCACCCAACCGTACAAACGGTGATCGACGCCCTCCCGGCTGACGGCTGCTACAAATGGGCGCTGTTCGACCGCGACCCGCTGTCGCGCTGGCATACGCCGCGGGTGGCGCTGCTTGGCGATGCCGCGCACCCCATGCTCCCGTTTCTTGGCCAGGGGGCGTCGATGGCGCTGGAGGATGCCGCTGAGCTCATCCATGCGCTGGGTCAACACGCTGATCCGGATCGGGCGCTTGCCGCTTACCAGGCGGCCCGGCTGGAGCGCGCGAACTGGGTGCTCCTGGAGTCGCGAGCGGCCGGCGAACGTTTTGCGAGCCCCAACCCGAGCGCTTCGCTGTTCAGCAACGATCAGGCGATGCAAACCGGCAAGCTGTTTGGCTGGCGACCGCCCGCCCTGGCCAAAGGGTAAAGCCCACCGACTCTCCCGTGCCTGCGCGGCACCATTCTCCCGATTGTCTGTCCTATTCGGTAAGTCACTGATTTTGCCAAGAAGGGCTTATGACGAGTGAAACGATATCCGTAGTCTGCTTTCCAGCACGCGGGCGGCTGACGCCATGAATTTGCTGGAAGAA
The Pseudomonadota bacterium DNA segment above includes these coding regions:
- a CDS encoding FAD-dependent monooxygenase, whose product is MHDIAIAGGGIGGLTAACGLLKAGHRVRVFEQSPDPGEFGAGLSIAPNAAAVLNELGLRDQILALSNLPQDGRVHDGRSGDLLSTTPYGEAVREHFGDYYYQTPRSSLYDLLAETIHALDPDCIHTGHRVTGYSEHRGYATLHFAGQPDQEAEVLIGADGLRSVLRGSMVGEVPARFTRYIAWRALIPMTDLPESYQAPRSNVWIGPQRNFVFYPLADNTQLNCAMFAGDSDWTEEGWRQRAEVAEIRQAYQDFHPTVQTVIDALPADGCYKWALFDRDPLSRWHTPRVALLGDAAHPMLPFLGQGASMALEDAAELIHALGQHADPDRALAAYQAARLERANWVLLESRAAGERFASPNPSASLFSNDQAMQTGKLFGWRPPALAKG
- a CDS encoding amino acid aminotransferase, which encodes MFEQISRVPPDVILGLIAAYKADPNPNKVDLGVGVYQTEEGLTPVLDCVKEAETALNRSESSKAYLGPRGVVGFNESISRLLLGPDHPALEAGRITTIQTPGGTGALRVAGEVIKYVRPDSTIWVPTPTWPNHEALFPAAGFSLERYRYRDGSTGELDFAGMLEDLGQLGPNDVVVMHACCHNPAGIDLNAEQWSQVVDLGVDRGFLPLVDMAYQGFGVDLDTDAILIRLLADRAQEFMVTSSCSKNFGLYRERCGAISMVLPNRDKALDAESIINSTTRGIYSMPPTHGPGIVDLILKSEELTARWHDELAAMRDRINGQRSKLVQKLRDAGVQRDFSFIERQFGMFSLLGISPEEVARLRDEFSIYLVGDTRFNVAGLRDNNLDYFVSSVYEVLA
- a CDS encoding class I adenylate-forming enzyme family protein, which produces MNLAGVLRAGARNRPDHPAIEWAGGTLSYEALWREVALAAGWLAEHGVEEGDRVGLCLKEHPAHLVLHFAIPYLGAVLVPMDHRWTDGEKLATGRSMSVKLLIHEPSATPPQDLASAALPEAWPARDEPPALTDGGDQIWLVSLSSGTTGRPKGALVSHQQMLERFINQWVTLGFNVSDRFYAASPLYFGAGRSFAMCFLAAGATVVMSPPPQKPAQILREINELAVTAAFLVPTSLRRIAPLAAGSQPAWPNLRRLVVSGEPLFPDEAAQFRERLCPRLLAYYASSEGGGVSVLQPEDFGEYSATVGRAGFRLEVEIVDSDGEPLPAGETGRLRYRGPGLARAFVDEHGQQQDETGGWFYPGDLASVDSRGFITLRGREKDVIIRGGVNIYPAEIERLLGRQPGVAEVAVVGRESEGRGQEVVAFYAGDPDPMTLQAVCKEQLAPYKVPAEFICLAELPKAGSGKINKKALPDP
- a CDS encoding FAD-binding oxidoreductase is translated as MQTAPIASSDLASALSEQLGSQILITDAEEATFLATDVFRAGLPPVAIVAPSSRDELLRCLAIADQYSAPIVVRGGGASYTDAYLATREGTMLIDTRRLKNIDVDEANGFVTVEPGVTWAELKERLDPLGLRTPFWGPFSGIAATVAGSMSQNAISHGSGAHGVSGDSALSMEIAASDGITFHTGTAAAGAPPFARSYGPDTTGLFCGDCGALGVKVSVTLPLLSKRPEFVALSFSYPNFAALHAGMTAAARAGLDDEHFALDAALSQGQIAREERAGRRKEMALSVLKNARSMASGVKQLAKMGLAGDRALKRADYSCHYLVHGVDKKHAEAKAQELRRIMDEVADEIPNTVPTVVQGMPFAPLFAALGPQGERWVPVHGIFSHEDVLPFHVAFDAFVEARQADFEKHGVWVGGMFENVGAAGFLYEIAMYWPDERSIYHDTMIDAEYLGNLPSHPANPAAREYVHQLKEDLVDLYQAHNAGHFQLGKAYPYWDRLDPISQQLIRSIKASTDPKGLLNPDALGIPAI
- a CDS encoding superoxide dismutase, translating into MAFELPALPYAADALEPHVSADTFSYHHGKHHNAYISKLNAALETEAGEKYAGMSLVEITRKAAAEGDQGTFNNAAQSWNHEFLWHSMAPSGGGEPSGALADAINSTFGSLDAFKEQFAAAAAGQFGSGWAWLVATDSGLEIRATGNAETPLTESGVKPLLTLDVWEHAYYLDHQNNRPGYISAFLDHLINWEFAANNFA
- a CDS encoding amidohydrolase family protein, with amino-acid sequence MSAEPLDYKAIDAVVNIWTERALSCRPDWGPQFFSGKMRAKQGLMAGLTLEEMVQRMDDAGIGHGFLVAAKSGRPGLPGCYHMPLEVVADAVQEYPKRFSGLCGIDPFMGMEGVRQLEYAVKELGFIGAHLYPHWFELAPDHAKYYPFYTKCCELGVPVQMQVGQSMNYSPDYRCRSVGQPIKLDPVACDFPELKLIGIHVGIPWTDEMIAMCWKHDNVFIGSDAHSPKYWPESFIRYIDSYGSGKVMFGTDFPVLDFARTMGEIRDLPIRESSLKKLLRDNVIKVYGLPEDAGT